CCCGACATTGCTCAGTGAACCACGTAAGGAACTTTCCAGTTTGGTGcaaacttccctttggcttcttcttgatgTGAAAAACTTTACTTCATAACCAACTGCCCTGGTGTGAATCGGCGAGGCTTCACGCTTTTGTTAAATACACTGGCCATCATGTTCTGATAAAGTGGGACGAGACATACTGCATCCATTCTTCTCTCGTCAATGAGCATGAGTTGTTCCTGCCTGATCTGTATCCACTTTGCGTCATCTAATTTTTCCTCTTGAATGACTCTTCAGGATGGTACTTCGACCTCTGCGAGTATCACCTCTTCAGTGCTATATACCAACGTATATGGTGTTACCCCAGTGGATGTTCTTATTAAAGTTCGATAACCCAGTAGAGCAAAAGGTAgattttcgtgccattgtctgtgattgtccactatctttcgtagaatcctcttgatattcttattggctgcctcgaTTTCCCCATTCATTTgcggtctgtaggctgtggaattgtGGTGGACGATTCTAAACTTCTCACAGATTTCTCTCATGAGGTCGTTATTGAGGTTATGCAACATTATCAGTGATGATACGCTACGGTATTCCAAATCGGCAGAAAATGTTGTTTCGGACAAAATCTGCCACTACCTTCTTTGCGACGGCCTTGTAAGTAGATGCcttaacccatttggtgaaatagtcgatagcCACCAAGATGAAACGATGTTTGTTTGATGCTGCAGGCTTTATGGTTCCAATCACGTCCATGCGCCATGAGGCAAATGACCACGGTGAACCCATTACATTTAACTCATTTGGTGGAACCCGTATGAAATCTCTGTGAatctggcactggtgacacttctgcACGTAGCAGATACTGTtactttccatagtcatccaaaagtgtCCAGCTCTCAAAATTTTCTTGGCTAATAtgaacccgttcatgtggggctCGCACATCTCTGCATGTATTTCTTCCAACAGTCTGGTTGCTTCAGTGGCGTCTACAGATCTCAGCAAACCTATGTTTGGGGTCCTCCTGTATAAGACTTCCCCATTACGGAAGAAGTGGTTTTCCAACCTCCTGCGGGCTTGCTTTTGACCATTTGTTGCATTATTCGGGTATTCTCTGGTTGCAAGGAATCTCTTAATGTCGTGATACCATGGTTTACCATCAGGTTCTTCATCTACATAGAAGCAATAGTCATGTTGATCCCTGATCTCTACCTCTATAGGGTCAATGTAGTTCTTGTTtggatgctgaatcatagatTATAAGGATGCAAGGGCGTCGGCGAACTCGTTCTGAATTTTGGGAACATCCTTGAACTCAatctttgtgaacttcttgcatagctcCTTCACGCAGTGCATGTATGGTGGTATCTTGACTTTCTTGGTGGATCATTTTCTTTGGACTTAGTGTAtcaacaaatctgaatctcctatgaccaaaagttctttaatgttcatgtcgactgccatttTGATTCCAAGGATGCAcgcttcgtattcagccatattattggtacaatgAAATCTTATCTTTGCCGATGCTGGGTAGTGTTGTCCAGATTCCGAAATCAGGACTTCCCTAATTCCAACTcgtttgaaatttgctgctccatcgaaaaacattctccacctGCAGTATGATTCTACAATATCCTCCCTGGAAAATAGTACTTCTTCATCAATGAAATACGTGGTAAGAGGTTCGTAATCTCCATCCACTGGATTCTCAGCAAGGTGGTCGGTTAAAGCTTGCCCTTGGATAGCCTTATGagttatgtacacaatgtcaaatttgTTGAGGAGAATTTGCCATTTGGCTAGCTTCCTGGTAGGCATTGGCTTATGAAGAATGTACTTGAGCGAGTCGATCCGAGATATCAGATGCATAGTGTATGCGTACATGTAATGCCTTAGATTATGAGCAATCCAAGTCAgggcacaacaagtgcgttctatcAAGGTATACTTGGCCTCAcatggtgtgaacttcttgcttaagtAGTAGATGGCCCGCTCATTTCTCCCAGTTTCGTCATGCTGCCCCAACACATACCCAAAGGCGTTGTCTAAGACTAACAAATAGAGCAACAATGGTTTCCCTAGTTCGGGGGGAACCAGCACTGACGGGTTTGAAAGATACtctttgattctgtcgaaggctttctgacacTCCCCCGTCCATTTTGTGGCAACATCCCTCTTCAACAgcttgaaaatgggttcacatattactgtggacCGGGCTATGAAACGACTGATATAATTCAGCCTGCCCAGGAGACTCATGACATCTTTCTTGCTCTTTGGTGATGGTAATTCCTGGATAGCCTTtatttttgatggatccagttctatccccTTCCTGCTTACAATGAAACCAAATAGTTTCCCAGCGGGGACTCCGAATGCATACTTGGCTAGGTTCAACTTCAAACTGTACCTTCACAACCATTTGAATAATTTCCTCAAGTCGTCCAAGTGTTCTGAACTATTTCgagactttatgatgacatcatccatatatacttcaatctccttatgaatcatgtcgtgaaagagggtcgtcatggccctcatgtaggtggcgccGACATTCTTGAGACCGAACGGTGTAACTCTATAATAGTAGACTccccaaggtgtggtgaaagTTGTCTTCTTTGCGTCTTCCTCGTGCACTAAGATTTGATGGTATCATGCGAAAAAATCCACAAATAATTGCAGTTCATGCTTCGCACAATTGTCGATgaggatgtggatatttggcagagGGAAATCATCCTTTGGACTAGCTTTGTTGAGATCGCGGTAGTCCATATATATTTTGATCTTACCATCCTTCTTGTGCACTGGGGCGATGTTTGCCAACCAGCTTGGATAGTTGGTGACCCTTACTACAATGGCTTTTATCTGTTCGGTTAGTTCTTTTTTTATCCTTAGACTTAAATCAGGTTTGAACTTCTTGGGTTTCTGCTTGACCAACGGTCTAGTAGGGTTAGTGGGTAGTCGATGCGAGACAATGTTGgtgcttaatcctggcatgtcatcataggaccatgcgaaCATGTCGACGTATTGTCGAAGGAGCTCAATCATTTTTTTCCTTCTGCTCGGCTtctaggtgaatgctgattctgGTTTCTTTTGCATCTTCTTCGCTTCCATGATTGACCACTTCTGTTTCTTCGATATTGGCCTTCTTCTGACTCTCCAGTTGCTCGATCTCATGCGGGAGATTGTCTAGCATCATACTCTCGTCATATTCCTTGTAATCCGGGTTGTTGTGCTCAGTGGTTTCGTTACATGTCATAATCGTGGAACGCAGTTTTTTATAGGTTTGATTACTTAAAAGAAAAGCTAGGtataaataaagcagtaaaacaaAGTTGCAATATTTAGGAAAATGATTCTTTTATTTCATTAAAAGGGAACGCCTTCAGCGTTCacaagaggcaaatgacaaaaggGTGCAGACACGGTACATGCCTCAATTGACTGTGCTCTTTTCAATAGAAAACGTTTACAATTccacactaccaagactcctaGCGAACCAAAGATGGAATGGCGGTCCAATTTTGTAGCTCTTCCCCTGGTTCGACATCCTTGATAGTCGGTGTCTTGATGTCAGTTCCTTCACATCATTACAATCATATTCATGAACAGCTTTTCCATCCTGTCGATCATATCATCTTCGGGTGTTGAACTATGTCTCAGACTTGCAACATGCTGTGGCACAAAAACCTTTTTCCCGGAGCTAACAGTGCAAGCTTTCCCTTCCGGAGGCTGATATACTATGTCAGCCCTTCCTTTCTGCCCATTGTGTTCAATCGGCTCTCAGATCCCATATGACTTGGATCTCAACCCTGTTCCTAGATTGTATCCATATTTCATCCTCTCCCTAATAGCCATCTCGGACCTATATGGCGATTTCATTCCCAAATTTTGTTCAGTCTTCTCTATCCAGCCCTTCAAGGAATGGGACATCATACTCCAAATAGGCGGAGTGACCCCACTCGCCATGAACCATGATCTCTTGCCATCCCCACTCAAATTTTATGCATCGGTGCAAAGTTAAAGGCATGGCTCCTGCCGTATGTATCCAGGGCTTGCCCAGAAGCAAGTTGTAGGAAGAGGAGATGTCCATCACTTGGAACAACACCGGAAAATCGATCGGCCCGATTTGCAAAGCTAGATaaatttctccaataacatcCTTTTGTGAACCATCAAAGGCTCTCACCCTTACGTGGCTTTCCTTGACATCCCTCAAATGAATTCCCAACTCCCGTATGGTAGAGAACGGACAAATGTTGGCTCCTGACCCTCCATCGACCAACACCCAGGACACCACTTTGTTCCCACATTTGACAGTGATGTGAAGAGCCTTGTTGTGACTTGCGCCTTCGACATGAAGTTTTTCTCTTCTGAAAGTGATCATGTTTGCTTCGACCATTTACCCAATTATCACGGTTAATGCCTCGCTAGTGTTGTTACTTGGTACACTTACCCCACTTAGTACTTTAAACAAAGCGTCTTTATGACTGTCGAAGCTCATTAATAGATCCATGATAGATATCTGTGCTGGAGTTATCTTCAAATGCTCTTCCACAGAATACTCTTTGCTTGACATTTATTTCCAAAACTCAACAGCTTCTGGGTCTGTTATGTTTCTCCTTGGAATTTGTTCTCTCCCCGGGTTTCCTTGATTGACATCTTTAGGGGCATAACATCTCTTAGACCTAGTCATACCATGGGCTACGATAGAGTCTGTCATTTTGGCCTTTCCCTTTTGTTGGTACGTCCGTGGGACAGTTTTGTACTCCCGATCTTCTTCATCTCGAGTAGCATTGGCAGGTTGCTGCGGATAGGTTTGAACTGTCACTGTAGGACCTAGTTGTACTATAATGATTATAGCCTTTTGAGGAGGGATCCTTGCGGCTTCTGCATTCCCTATGGTGACAATTGTTCCCATTCAGGTCATATTCTTCGTATAATGTGATCATGTTAGCTCCCTAGTTTCGATGATTTGGTAGTGGCTTGCGATCCACATTAAGTGGTGCCGGAGTGCACTGAATGGCTCCGCTATTGATCAtggtttcaattttatttttcaacttgAAACAGTCATTAGTATCCTGCCCGGGTACATTAGAATGATACACGCATCTTTTAGTGGCATCGAAATATTTGGAGGGATGTTCAAGAACCCTTCCCTCGATTGGGTGTATCAATCCTGCTCTTCTTAACCTTTCGAACAATTGGGCCAAAGGCTTAGCAATCGGGGTATTAGTTCTGGCACCCCTCTCTTCAAAGTTGGGACGAGGGCATGGTTCATAAACAGGTCGGTTATGATGAGTAGTAGTTTGGACATGAGCATATGGTCGTTGtgggttttggttgttgttggctTGAGGAGGGTTGTATTGTGGTTGAGGGTGGTAATATGGATGGGTATTATAGACTGGAGCATAAGTGGGTGGTGGTGAGTGGTTGTTTGGGGAATAAGAGGTGCTTCCATGAGGTGGGTTAGTTTGGTAGTAAGGGACGACTATTGAGAcctcttatttcttcttctttccgctaCCTATTGACCCTGACTGGATGGCCTTGTTGGCCGCTTGCAGTGCTATCATGGATTTTACTTTACCAGATTTTATGCCCGCTTCTAAGAAATCTCCCATCTTGACCAGCTCGGGGAACTTTTGACCCATCATTCCCATCATCTTTTTAAAGTATATTCCCTCCTGGGCTCTGATGAAATACTTGGTTAGCTCACTGTCATCCAGCAGAGGTTGTGCCCTAGCAGCTTCTGACCTCCACCGTCGTGCATATTCTTGGAAAGACTCAGATGTTTTTTTTATAGGTTCACCAATTCGAATCGATCAGGAGTGATCTCTGTATTGAATCAAAAATGATTCATGAAGTCCTCCGCCATATCTTCTCCCTTTAAAATTCTTATAAATAATTTCATCCTTAGCTTCTCGTTCCTTCCCACTCTGACTAGCATGTCACAATATGCCTTCAAATGTGCGTGAGGTCCCCCGTCCTGTTGAAGATATCAAACTTTGGGGGTTTATACCCTGCTGCCATATCCACATCTGGATGAATACACAAATCCTCATAGTCCAAACTTTTGCTTCCCCGGGCAACTTGGAAACTCTACATTTGCCTTCTCAGCATTTGCAACTGCTCAGATACTAACTCTTCTTCCTTACGCCTAGCTTCTCTCTCCATCTCATCATATTGATCAATCTCATAAGGCACCCTGACCGTGACAGGTGCTGTAAAGGTAGCTTCAGAAACAACATATACAGAGGGAACATACCGCTCATGGGTGGCGGCATGTGCCACATGTATGTGCTGGTTAGTGGTGAAAGTGACTCTGTCATGAGGAGGGGTAGTTGCATTAGTAGTAATAGGCGGGTTCTGTGATGTCTGAGTGCATTGTGGTACATAATGAGTGTGAATAGGGGGATTTGGAGGGTTAGTGGGGGTTACTGCAGGTATGACTTGAGTGGTGGGAGTTGAAGTTGGGGTGTTGTTGTTTTGGCGTGATGTGGAAGGAAAGTGATTTAGAAATGAATCCAAAGAAGGGAACCTAGGTGGTTTAGGAAGTGTTGTCACGACCAGGTGCGCCAATCTCTAATATGATGCACCTCCTCTCTTAAGGACTCCATTTCCTGGGCCATCCTGGCCACGTGTTCATCATTCCTAGTGTTGTCTTTTTCCCCCTGATCGCTCCGGGCTGTTGGGTATGACCAGAGTATGTTCAGTTGGATCTTCTGTAGCTGACATCATTCCCTTTGACTTTAAATTGTATGGTGGTTCCGCCAGTTttggtcgacacaaaccaactttctttttttttggggatA
This DNA window, taken from Nicotiana tabacum cultivar K326 chromosome 15, ASM71507v2, whole genome shotgun sequence, encodes the following:
- the LOC107775396 gene encoding uncharacterized protein LOC107775396 — translated: MFAWSYDDMPGLSTNIVSHRLPTNPTRPLVKQKPKKFKPDLSLRIKKELTEQIKAIVVRVTNYPSWYSLKLNLAKYAFGVPAGKLFGFIVSRKGIELDPSKIKAIQELPSPKSKKDVMSLLGRLNYISRFIARSTVICEPIFKLLKRDVATKWTGECQKAFDRIKEYLSNPSVLVPPELGKPLLLYLLVLDNAFGYVLGQHDETGRNERAIYYLSKKFTPCEAKYTLIERTCCALTWIAHNLRHYMYAYTMHLISRIDSLKYILHKPMPTRKLAKWQILLNKFDIVYITHKAIQGQALTDHLAENPVDGDYEPLTTYFIDEEVLFSREDIVESYCRWRMFFDGAANFKRVGIREVLISESGQHYPASHPNKNYIDPIEVEIRDQHDYCFYVDEEPDGKPWYHDIKRFLATREYPNNATNGQKQARRRLENHFFRNGEVLYRRTPNIGLLRSVDATEATRLLEEIHAEMCEPHMNGFILAKKILRAGHFWMTMESNSICYVQKCHQCQIHRDFIRVPPNELNVMGSPWSFASWRMDVIGTIKPAASNKHRFILVAIDYFTKWVKASTYKAVAKKVVADFVRNNIFCRFGIP